From the Xiphophorus maculatus strain JP 163 A chromosome 20, X_maculatus-5.0-male, whole genome shotgun sequence genome, one window contains:
- the kiaa1024 gene encoding UPF0258 protein KIAA1024 homolog: MADLQQKYPVVLLGILEELANMRQWLTFQDLCRMVSTRFDLEHLVELRALLFAAASRDPCFPATLFRDRVSTRGQGLSPIGVAADIVTIFNLIQMTGGVSESNHPMRAQTVIPVDQSPGPNLPGLHPLNIPGRERASTHIDSSGRPIDQHLLFPKSNYSARKRGSLPPDPISFVSSPPTRTRAVSFDLPHTTYSYSSSPNLNEVMKNIYLPLETDSESSGESAAMEVFEAEPGSSVDQKRSAFRKDFHNQPPLIPQVTVSSESPSPKSGHAGFDNHSFEMIPNPYPSPTAVHMSPEQRAKAKHESFDDLQDSTYFGPGSMPEPSPRHLRPPKTQRAIWSNKSHSLEDRIGIGSIDLGMESQTAQLPRRSTPVISGSSGGEGVDSGLPGGDDKLKAQGTQTDPPDTRRLRSLVHADRLSFMTSLDDPEFGEDDISAIFRFLDDISMCGSTGVLHPNDGTANQDTPEARRGRLGQLQRLFHSLESSDDGLKASVCKLLLRMSQIERQLESLNDVKAEISQVLSALQRLDEKIQQPVLGGGQSTGGRWLEPLSGVSSFMSHPITPSDSSEPQPLSATGHLFPGTSTSSLDWSRWNTTGDQTESSKGQTDSKGQKEGKKDASSLRASKTQLNEKSPTDSRQLNIPNSAKDWSVSFSKNKNGKASQGKIGQGDQSDSTTNLLSQKPTSMVEQVFNSSLFRHKDSSLTGGLGSGKVIDPRLAEGRGRAIWTVDDREARISPLDLQGQESLNPNNMEFWMDDIYTPGYDGLLRRKEANLRRLKICKLVALIATVVAIILIIVILICTMGT; encoded by the exons ATGGCTGACTTGCAGCAGAAATATCCTGTTGTCCTCCTGGGCATCCTGGAGGAGCTGGCCAACATGCGGCAGTGGCTGACATTCCAGGACCTTTGTCGCATGGTCAGCACCCGCTTCGACCTCGAGCACCTCGTCGAGCTCAGAGCTTTGCTGTTTGCTGCCGCCAGCAGGGACCCCTGTTTCCCCGCCACTCTGTTCCGAGATCGGGTTTCCACCAGAGGCCAGGGACTTTCACCCATAGGGGTCGCTGCAGACATTGTGACTATTTTCAATCTCATTCAGATGACAGGTGGGGTCTCTGAAAGCAACCATCCAATGAGAGCCCAGACAGTAATCCCTGTCGACCAGTCGCCTGGTCCCAATCTGCCTGGTTTACACCCCTTGAACATTCCTGGTCGAGAAAGAGCAAGCACTCACATTGACTCCAGTGGGAGGCCCATCGACCAGCACTtgctttttccaaaatcaaATTACTCTGCTCGCAAGCGCGGAAGTCTTCCACCGGATCCCATTTCATTTGTGTCCTCCCCTCCCACCCGGACGAGGGCTGTATCTTTTGACTTGCCTCACACTACATACTCATACTCCAGCAGTCCAAATCTTAATGAGGTAATGAAGAATATCTACCTGCCTCTGGAAACGGACAGTGAGTCAAGTGGAGAATCTGCAGCAATGGAGGTGTTTGAAGCTGAACCGGGATCATCAGTTGACCAGAAGAGAAGCGCCTTTAGGAAAGACTTTCACAACCAGCCTCCTCTGATACCACAGGTGACAGTCAGCAGTGAGTCTCCCAGTCCTAAATCAGGGCATGCAGGCTTTGACAATCACAGCTTTGAAATGATCCCAAATCCTTATCCATCGCCTACAGCAGTTCATATGTCACCTGAACAGCGTGCTAAAGCTAAACATGAGAGCTTTGATGATCTGCAGGATTCAACCTATTTTGGACCAGGCTCAATGCCAGAGCCATCTCCACGACACCTTCGACCACCCAAGACACAGAGAGCTATCTGGAGTAATAAGAGTCACAGCCTGGAGGACCGGATAGGCATTGGCAGCATCGATTTGGGGATGGAATCACAGACAGCACAACTTCCAAGGCGATCTACCCCTGTAATAAGTGGGTCTTCGGGAGGTGAGGGTGTAGACAGTGGATTGCCAGGTGGAGATGATAAATTAAAGGCTCAGGGAACACAAACTGACCCACCGGATACCCGGAGACTCCGGAGCCTGGTTCACGCTGATCGCCTCTCTTTCATGACTTCATTAGATGACCCTGAGTTTGGTGAAGATGACATCAGTGCAATCTTTCGCTTCTTAGATGACATAAGCATGTGTGGATCCACAGGAGTGCTGCACCCCAACGATGGCACTGCTAACCAGGACACCCCTGAGGCTCGACGTGGTCGCTTGGGTCAACTCCAAAGACTTTTCCATTCCCTGGAGAGCAGTGATGATGGGCTAAAGGCCAGCGTCTGCAAGCTGTTGCTTCGTATGAGTCAAATAGAAAGACAACTGGAGTCACTGAATGATGTGAAGGCTGAGATTTCTCAGGTACTCTCTGCTTTACAGCGATTGGATGAAAAGATCCAGCAGCCTGTCCTTGGTGGTGGTCAAAGCACAGGTGGTAGATGGCTTGAGCCTCTCAGTGGTGTGTCCTCTTTTATGAGCCACCCTATAACTCCCTCTGACTCATCAGAGCCTCAGCCACTGTCTGCAACCGGACATCTGTTTCCAGGGACCAGCACAAGTAGCCTGGACTGGAGCCGATGGAACACCACTGGGGATCAAACGGAAAGCAGCAAAGGTCAAACAGATTCCAAAGGGCAGAAAGAAGGGAAGAAGGACGCATCATCTCTACGTGCCTCCAAAACCCAGCTTAATGAAAAAAGTCCCACTGATAGCAGACAACTGAACATCCCTAACTCTGCAAAAGACTGGTCGGTGtcgttttcaaaaaataaaaatggtaaagcATCGCAAGGAAAAATTGGACAG GGAGATCAGTCAGACAGCACTACTAACCTGCTTTCCCAAAAGCCTACCAGCATGGTGGAACAAGTGTTTAACTCGTCCCTGTTCCGTCACAAAGATAGCAGCCTAACAGGGGGGCTTGGGTCTGGGAAGGTCATTGACCCCAGACTGGCTGAGGGAAGAGGGAGAGCCATATGGACAGTAGATGATAGAGAGGCACGAATCTCCCCTTTGGACTTACAG ggtCAGGAGTCTCTGAACCCTAACAACATGGAGTTCTGGATGGATGACATCTACACTCCAGGCTACGATGGTCTGCTCAGGCGTAAAGAAGCTAACCTCCGCCGACTCAAGATATGCAAGCTGGTTGCCCTCATTGCCACTGTTGTGGCTATTATCCTCATCATTGTCATTCTCATTTGCACCATGGGTACATGA